In a single window of the Biomphalaria glabrata chromosome 5, xgBioGlab47.1, whole genome shotgun sequence genome:
- the LOC106058759 gene encoding uncharacterized protein LOC106058759, with protein MSKGPKIHEIFSNAGKNIAFTYENQETKQQIQLSKKKNAVSGPGMKKFGGYKPKILSGQNDFLSLQNDTPNVSLGLSGNSVSRTNQTLTKPKPWVIGDKNVPMVLAPLSSEEDNDSVDVNGNNHDNGHINDAPNDFGHLYNDQMRDVENSMRTQNIHSDTSTLISYSSDHDQGVDNPAASLMSIVDTLNAGEAPEKPPHINGKHHHPTVDLSHSNSVDVHVSEEVFIPAPDYDEEERTLDFTSEDTDDPDSPEGGQRNPKARPLSKVYDGEDFSQYLSDDDDNNVELRQKSNKNTLTRKSTSEAAKPKLNQKHLMFKQNTLGKNKRHSSGSVPGFNSVRHFSYADSKFGTKGRNTSKSMAFTELTDEGDVFLSANSQQGSYESFLRSRNGDVIPHRETSDSGLDMVEDGHLAHQRNKGDTLWKKMTYRFKHKSSKVN; from the coding sequence ATGTCCAAAGGACCCAAAATTCATGAGATCTTCAGCAACGCTGGGAAGAACATTGCCTTTACCTACGAAAACCAGGAAACCAAGCAGCAGATCCAGCTGAGCAAAAAGAAGAATGCGGTCTCCGGGCCAGGCATGAAAAAGTTTGGTGGCTACAAGCCCAAAATTCTCAGCGGCCAAAACGACTTCCTGTCACTACAAAATGACACACCTAATGTGTCTCTGGGGTTGTCAGGTAACAGTGTGAGCAGGACTAACCAGACTCTGACCAAACCTAAGCCATGGGTCATTGGGGATAAAAATGTACCTATGGTGCTGGCACCCTTGTCAAGTGAAGAAGACAATGACTCTGTTGATGTCAATGGGAATAACCATGACAATGGTCATATTAATGATGCCCCTAATGACTTCGGACACCTGTATAACGACCAGATGAGAGATGTTGAGAACTCAATGCGTACACAGAACATTCATTCGGACACATCGACCTTGATTTCATATTCCAGTGACCACGACCAAGGTGTGGACAATCCAGCCGCCTCTTTGATGTCCATTGTGGACACGCTGAATGCAGGTGAAGCTCCAGAGAAACCACCTCACATTAATGGAAAGCATCACCATCCAACAGTTGACCTTTCACACTCTAACTCTGTGGATGTTCATGTTTCTGAAGAAGTGTTCATTCCCGCCCCAGACTACGATGAAGAGGAGCGCACACTGGACTTCACTTCGGAGGACACAGATGACCCCGATAGCCCTGAGGGTGGACAGCGGAACCCCAAAGCCAGGCCTCTGTCCAAAGTCTATGACGGCGAAGACTTCTCTCAATATCTCTCAGATGATGATGACAACAATGTAGAGCTTCGCCAAAAATCTAACAAAAATACACTAACCAGAAAGTCAACCTCAGAAGCAGCAAAGCCTAAGCTGAATCAGAAACATTTAATGTTCAAACAAAACACTCTTGGAAAGAACAAACGACACAGTTCAGGATCTGTCCCAGGATTTAACAGTGTCAGACACTTCAGCTATGCAGATTCCAAATTTGGCACAAAAGGCAGAAATACTTCCAAGAGTATGGCCTTCACAGAACTGACTGATGAGGGAGATGTGTTCTTGAGTGCCAATTCACAGCAGGGGTCTTACGAGTCTTTTCTACGTTCTCGCAACGGTGATGTTATACCCCACCGTGAAACCAGTGACAGTGGCCTGGATATGGTGGAAGATGGTCACTTGGCCCATCAGAGGAACAAAGGTGATACTCTATGGAAAAAGATGACCTACAGGTTTAAACATAAGTCAAGTAAGGTTAATTAA